The DNA region TCGGTGGCGGCCCCGGCGGGTATGAAGCAGCACTCGCCGCGGCCCAGCTGGGTGCCGAGGTGACCCTCGTCGAACGTGTCGGGGTGGGCGGATCCGCCGTGCTCACCGACGTCGTGCCGTCCAAGAGCCTGATCGCCACGGCCGATGCGGCGGTCGCCATCGCCGAGGCCAGCGACCTGGGCGTGCAGTTCTACGCCAAGGGGGCGAACGGCAAGCCGCTCAAGCCGGAGATCGCCATCAACCTCGCGGCCGTCAACAAGCGCCTGCTGGCCCTGGCCGGGCAGCAGTCCGAGGACATGCGCACGACTCTGCTCGACGCGGGCGTGCGCCTGTTGTCCGGTCACGGGAGGCTGGAGGGTCCGAACGCGATCGTCGTGTCCACCGGTCCCGGTGGGACGGACTTCGATCGCGTCGAGGCCGACACCGTCGTGGTGTCCGTGGGCGCGTCGCCTCGTGAGTTGGACTCCGCCCGGCCCGACGGGGAGCGGATCCTCACCTGGACCCAGCTGTACGACATGAAGGCGCTGCCCGAGCATCTGATCGTGGTGGGCTCCGGCGTCACGGGCGCGGAGTTCGCCTCGGCGTACATGAACCTCGGCGCGAAGGTCACGCTGGTCTCCAGTCGTGAGCAGGTGCTGCCCGGTGAGGACGGCGACGCGGCGAAGGTGCTGGAGAAGGTCTTCAAGCGCGGGGGCATGCAGGTGCTCTCGAAGTCGCGCGCGGAGAAGGTCGAGCGCACCGACGACGGCGTCATCGTCACGCTCTCGGACGGCCGCACCGTCGAGGGCAGCCACTGCCTGATGGCGGTGGGCTCGGTCCCCAACACCTCAAACATCGGCCTGGAGGAGGCCGGCGTCGAGCTGACCGAGTCCGGGCACGTCCGGGTCAACCGGGTGGCGCGCACCTCGGTGCCGAACGTGTACGCGGTCGGCGACTGCACGAACTTCTTCCCGCTGGCCTCCGTCGCCTCCATGCAGGGGCGCACGGCGGTCTTCCACGCGCTCGGCGACATCGTCATCCCGCTGGAGCAGCGCAAGATCACGGCGAACATCTTCACCGCGCCCGAGATCGCGACGGTCGGGTTCTCGGAGCAGGACATCGAGAACGGCGCCGCGGACGGCATCGCCTACAAACTGCCGCTGGCGGCCAACCCGCGGGCGAAGATGATGGGGATCAAGGACGGCTTCGTCAAGGTCATCGCGCGCAAGGGCTCGGGCACCGTCATCGGTGGCGTCATCGTCGCACCCAAGGCGTCGGAGCTCATCTACCCGCTGGCCATCGCCGTCGAGCGCAGGCTCAACGTCGACCAGGTCTCCCGGGTGTTCGCCGCCTACCCGTCGCTGTCCAGCAGCATCACCGACGCGACGCGCGCCATGCACCTGGTCAACATCGGCTGAACGAGGGCCCCGATCCGGGACCGGGGCATCAGCTGATGGTCAGCAGCCGATGCCCCGAGGAGACCGTGGTGCCGGGGGCGGCGTCGATGTTGCCGACCCGGCCGTCCTTGTGCGCCTGCAGCGGCTGCTCCATCTTCATGGCCTCCAGCACGACCACCAGGTCGCCCTTGACGACCTGCTGGCCGTCTTCGACGGCGACCTTGACGACGGTGGCCTGCATCGGCGACTTCACGGCGTCCCCGGAGGCGCCCGCGTTCGCCGTGCTGGCGTGCGTGCGGCGCGACGGCGGCACGGCCGCCGGGCGACCGGCGGTTCCCGCGACCGGTGCGGTCACGTGGTCGGGGAGGCTGACCTCGAGTCGGCGGCCCGCCACCTCGACGACGACGGTGTGCCTGCCGGGGGCGGCCGCCGGGTCCTCCGCCTCGCCGTCCCAGGCCGGGATGTCGCCCGAGAACTCCGTCTCGATCCAGCGGGTGTAGACGCCGAACCGGCCGTCCTCCGCGGTGAAGGCGGGGTCGCGCACCACCCTGCGGTGGAAGGGGATCACGGTGGGCAGACCCGCGACCTCGAACTCGTCGAGTGCGCGGCGGGCGCGCTCGAGCGCCTCGGCGCGATCGCGCCCGGTGATGATGATCTTCGCCAGCAGCGAGTCGAAGGCACCGGAGACCGCATCCCCGGCGGTGACTCCGGAGTCCAGACGCACACCGGGACCGCCGAAGGTCTTGAACACCTTGACGGGACCGGGCTGCGGGAGGAAGCCGCGCCCCGGGTCCTCGCCGTTGATGCGGAACTCGAAGGAGTGGCCCTGCGGGGTCGGGTCGTCGTAGTCGATGGTGCCGCCCGCGGCGATGCGGAACTGCTCGCGCACCAGGTCGATGCCGGTGACCTCCTCGGAGACGGGATGCTCCACCTGCAGGCGGGTGTTCACCTCGAGGAAGGAGACCGTGCCATCGGCGCCGATGAGGAACTCGCAGGTTCCGGCTCCCACGTAGCCGACCTCCTTGAGGATGGCCTTGGACGCGGCGTACAGCTGCGCGTTCTGGTCGTCGGTCAGGAACGGCGCGGGGGCCTCCTCGACGAGCTTCTGATGCCGACGCTGCAGCGAGCAGTCGCGCGTGGAGATGACGACGACGTTGCCGGCGGCATCCGCCAGACACTGCGTCTCCACGTGCCGGGGCCTGTCGAGGTACTTCTCCACGAAGCACTCCCCGCGACCGAAGGCCGCGATGGCCTCCCGCGTGGCGGACTCGAACCTCTCGGCGACCTCGCCCAGCTCGCGGGCGACCTTCAGACCGCGGCCGCCGCCGCCGTAGGCGGCCTTGATCGCGATGGGCAGACCGACCTGCTCCGCGAAGGCGACGACCTCCTCGGCCGTCTCGACCGGTCCGGGCGTGCCGGGCGCCAGCGGTGCGCCGACCTTCTCGGCGACGCGGCGGGCGGTCACCTTGTCCCCGAGGGACTCGATGGCCTCGGGGGACGGCCCCACCCAGATCAGACCCGCCCCGATGACGGCTCGGGCGAAGTCGGCGTTCTCGGCGAGGAAACCGTACCCGGGGTGCACCGCATCCGCACCGGCGCGGCGGGCGATGGAGAGGATCTTGTCGATCTGCAGATACGTCTCCGCGCTCGTGGATCCGTCGAGGGAGTACGCCTCGTCGGCGAGCCGCGCGTGCATGGCATCGCGGTCCTGGTCGGCGTAGACGGCGACGGAGGAGATCCCGGAGTCGCGAGCGGCGCGGATGATGCGTACGGCGATCTCGCCGCGGTTTGCGATGAGGACCTTGGCGATGTCAGGCATGGATTTCAGCCTAGCGAGTGCAGAACCAAACTCTTTGACGACTCCCCACAAGATATCGGTGGAAGTGCAGTCGAAACCGCCTAACCGCCGTCCGTGTCATATCCCGGTCAATGCGGCTCCCCCCACAGATCCGTCCAGGTCACACCGAGCCGGCCGGCGAGCTCCCGCAGCGTCGACAGCGACATTCCCACGACCGTCGAGGGATCGCCCTCGACCCGCGTGATGAACGCACCGCCGAGACTGTCCACGGTGAACGCCCCGGCCACCAGCAGCGGCTCGCCGGTGGCCACGTAGGCGTCGATCTCGGCATCCGTCACGTCGGCGGCGAAGGTGACCGACGCCTCGGCCACGGCGTGCGCCTCGACGGGCGGGACGCCCGGTCGCACGCGGAGCACGGAATGCCCCGAGTACAGCACGCCGGTCGCGCCCCGCATCCGCGCCCAGCGCTCCGCCGCAGCCGTGGCGGTGTACGGCTTGCCGTACACCCGCCCGTCGAGGGCGAACATCGAATCACCGCCGATGACCAGTCCGTCGAAATCCGGATGCCGTGCGGCCAGCCCGCCGACGACGTCCGCCGCCTTGGCGCGCGCCAGCAGCAGCACCAGCTCGTCGGGCCGCAGCGGGCCGCCGCGCTCGGCGACGGCGGCCTCCGTCACGGCATCCTCGTCCACCTCGGAGGGCACCACGAGCGGCTCGATGCCCGCCTGACGCAGCAGCATGAGTCGGGCGGGGGAGGTGGATGCCAGGCAGACGCGCATGGGTCCACGCTATCCGGTGTGGGATCCTGGCAGGATGACCGCTTCCCCACACGTGCTCGACCTCGACATCACCGGAATCGCGCACGGCGGCACATTCATCGCCCGGCATGAGGGACGCGTGGTGTTCGTGCCCGATGCGATCCCCGGCGAGCGGGTGCGCGTGCGCATCACGGATGCCGCGGAAGGTGCCGATTCGCGCCGCTTCTGGCGTGCGGAGACCCTCGAGGTGCTGGAGGCGTCGCCGCATCGTCGCACGCACGTGTGGGCCGAGGCCGATGTGTCCAGGCCCCCCGAGGAGCGGGTCGGCGGTGCCGACCTCGGCCACATCGACCTCGCCGAGCAGCGGGCGCTCAAGCGCCTGGTGCTGCAGGAGGCGCTGGACAAGTTCGCCGGTGCGGGCATCGACGCGCCGGCGGTGGAGGCCGTGGA from Microbacterium soli includes:
- a CDS encoding NAD(P)H-quinone dehydrogenase, with the protein product MESMSQTSFANRQSVAVLGGGPGGYEAALAAAQLGAEVTLVERVGVGGSAVLTDVVPSKSLIATADAAVAIAEASDLGVQFYAKGANGKPLKPEIAINLAAVNKRLLALAGQQSEDMRTTLLDAGVRLLSGHGRLEGPNAIVVSTGPGGTDFDRVEADTVVVSVGASPRELDSARPDGERILTWTQLYDMKALPEHLIVVGSGVTGAEFASAYMNLGAKVTLVSSREQVLPGEDGDAAKVLEKVFKRGGMQVLSKSRAEKVERTDDGVIVTLSDGRTVEGSHCLMAVGSVPNTSNIGLEEAGVELTESGHVRVNRVARTSVPNVYAVGDCTNFFPLASVASMQGRTAVFHALGDIVIPLEQRKITANIFTAPEIATVGFSEQDIENGAADGIAYKLPLAANPRAKMMGIKDGFVKVIARKGSGTVIGGVIVAPKASELIYPLAIAVERRLNVDQVSRVFAAYPSLSSSITDATRAMHLVNIG
- a CDS encoding acetyl/propionyl/methylcrotonyl-CoA carboxylase subunit alpha, giving the protein MPDIAKVLIANRGEIAVRIIRAARDSGISSVAVYADQDRDAMHARLADEAYSLDGSTSAETYLQIDKILSIARRAGADAVHPGYGFLAENADFARAVIGAGLIWVGPSPEAIESLGDKVTARRVAEKVGAPLAPGTPGPVETAEEVVAFAEQVGLPIAIKAAYGGGGRGLKVARELGEVAERFESATREAIAAFGRGECFVEKYLDRPRHVETQCLADAAGNVVVISTRDCSLQRRHQKLVEEAPAPFLTDDQNAQLYAASKAILKEVGYVGAGTCEFLIGADGTVSFLEVNTRLQVEHPVSEEVTGIDLVREQFRIAAGGTIDYDDPTPQGHSFEFRINGEDPGRGFLPQPGPVKVFKTFGGPGVRLDSGVTAGDAVSGAFDSLLAKIIITGRDRAEALERARRALDEFEVAGLPTVIPFHRRVVRDPAFTAEDGRFGVYTRWIETEFSGDIPAWDGEAEDPAAAPGRHTVVVEVAGRRLEVSLPDHVTAPVAGTAGRPAAVPPSRRTHASTANAGASGDAVKSPMQATVVKVAVEDGQQVVKGDLVVVLEAMKMEQPLQAHKDGRVGNIDAAPGTTVSSGHRLLTIS
- a CDS encoding nucleoside triphosphate pyrophosphatase, which translates into the protein MRVCLASTSPARLMLLRQAGIEPLVVPSEVDEDAVTEAAVAERGGPLRPDELVLLLARAKAADVVGGLAARHPDFDGLVIGGDSMFALDGRVYGKPYTATAAAERWARMRGATGVLYSGHSVLRVRPGVPPVEAHAVAEASVTFAADVTDAEIDAYVATGEPLLVAGAFTVDSLGGAFITRVEGDPSTVVGMSLSTLRELAGRLGVTWTDLWGEPH